The DNA window CGCAGGTCGTCCTCGAGCTCGCTCATCGGGCACCTCCGAGTGCTTCCTTGAGGGCAGTCATTCCGCGGCTCGTCGACGACTTGACGGTCCCCGCCGAGATGCCCAGGGCACCGGCGATCTCCGCTTCCGACAGGCCGCTCCAGTAGCGCAGCACCAGCACCTCGCGTTGCCGGTCCGGCAGCGCGCGGAGCGCCTCGATCAGCCGGCTCTGCTCGGCCTCCCGCATGAGTCTCGTGTCTGCGGGCGGTCCCTCCTTCTCACCGGCGAGCGCGTGCAGGTGCTTGCGGGCGACGACGGTGTGCCGCACGGCGGAACGAGACCGATTGAGGATCGCCCTTCGCACGTACGCCAGCGCCGCCTCGGGGCGGTGCAGACGGTGCTCGGCCCGATGCAGGGCGAGGAAGGCGTCCTG is part of the Cumulibacter manganitolerans genome and encodes:
- a CDS encoding SigE family RNA polymerase sigma factor, which codes for MDVQALYADNWHQMVRLAYLLTGSADAAEDLVQDAFLALHRAEHRLHRPEAALAYVRRAILNRSRSAVRHTVVARKHLHALAGEKEGPPADTRLMREAEQSRLIEALRALPDRQREVLVLRYWSGLSEAEIAGALGISAGTVKSSTSRGMTALKEALGGAR